A window of the Lepus europaeus isolate LE1 chromosome 5, mLepTim1.pri, whole genome shotgun sequence genome harbors these coding sequences:
- the ANGPTL7 gene encoding angiopoietin-related protein 7, protein MPKKPLSAVTWLCILIVAFVSHPVWLQKPPKRKTPAQPKVAACCEEVRELKAQVANLSRVLSELGSKQEKDWVSVVMQVMELESSGKRMESRLTEAESKYSEMNNQIDIMQLQAAQTLTQTSADAIYDCSSLYQKNYRISGVYRLPSNDFLGSPELEVFCDMETRGGGWTVIQRRKSGLVSFYRDWKQYKQGFGSIRGDFWLGNEHIHRLSRQPTRLRVEMEDWEGTVRYAEYSHFVLSNELNSYRLFLGNYSGNAGNDALYYHNNTAFSTKDKDNDNCLDKCAQLRKGGYWYNCCTDSNLNGVYYRLGEHDKHLDGITWYGWHGANYSLKRVEMKIRPEDFKP, encoded by the exons ATGCCGAAAAAGCCTCTCTCAGCCGTGACCTGGCTCTGCATCCTCATTGTGGCCTTCGTCAGCCACCCAGTGTGGCTGCAGAAGCCCCCGAAGCGTAAGACACCCGCACAGCCCAAAGTGGCCGCCTGCTGCGAGGAGGTGCGGGAGCTCAAGGCCCAGGTGGCCAACCTGAGCAGGGTGCTGAGCGAGCTGGGCAGCAAGCAGGAGAAGGACTGGGTGAGCGTGGTCATGCAGGTGATGGAGCTGGAGAGCAGCGGCAAGCGCATGGAGTCCCGGCTCACAGAGGCCGAGAGCAAGTACTCCGAGATGAACAACCAGATCGACATCATGCAGCTGCAGGCCGCGCAGACCCTCACGCAGACCTCAGCAG ATGCCATCTACGACTGCTCGTCCCTCTACCAGAAGAACTACCGTATCTCCGGGGTGTACCGGCTGCCTTCCAATGACTTCCTGGGCAGCCCAGAGCTGGAG GTGTTCTGTGACATGGAGACCAGAGGCGGAGGCTGGACTGTCATCCAGAGACGAAAGAGTGGCCTGGTCTCCTTCTACCGGGACTGGAAGCAGTACAAGCAAGGTTTTGGCAGCATCCGTGGAGACTTCTGGCTGGGAAATGAACACATCCACCGGCTCTCCAGACAGCCAACCAGGCTCCGCGTGGAGATGGAG GACTGGGAGGGCACCGTGCGCTATGCAGAGTACAGTCACTTTGTCCTGAGCAATGAACTCAACAGCTACCGCCTCTTCCTGGGCAACTACAGCGGCAACGCTGGCAACGATGCCCTCTACTACCACAACAACACAGCCTTCAgcaccaaggacaaggacaatgACAACTGCTTGGACAAGTGCGCACAGCTCCGCAAAG GTGGATACTGGTACAACTGCTGCACAGACTCCAACCTCAACGGGGTTTACTACCGCCTGGGAGAGCACGACAAGCACCTGGACGGCATCACCTGGTATGGCTGGCATGGCGCCAACTACTCCCTCAAGCGGGTGGAGATGAAAATCCGCCCGGAAGACTTCAAGCCCTGA